The Mesomycoplasma hyopneumoniae J genome contains the following window.
TGAGATTAGTCTATATGAAAAAGGCTCAATTGCAGGCTGAAATCATTCTTTAGCGCTTGCTTCAACTATTTATACAAGTGAAGACTTAAAAAAGCATTTAAAAATATTGTATAATTATGATTTCGATTTTCTTCCAGCAGATTCAGAATTCCTCAATCCCGAAAAGTCACAATTTATTTATCTTGATAATGTCTTAGTTGGTTGACTAGGTCAGGTTGCGGAAAAATATAACTATGAAAATGTTAATTTTTTAGAGATTTTGCTCTCAAAAGTGGAAAAAATCCCTAAAAAAGAGGGAGGGAAAATTAAATTTAGACCTTATGATAACTCCCAACTAAAATATCGTGATATCACGCTTTCACTGCCTATGAAGGATATTCCTGATCCTTATCTAAAAGTAATTCAAAAAATTCCAGAAATTTTTTCGGTAAAATTAATAAATTATGTTATAATTAATAATCAACAAAAAATTACTTATCGAATCACAGGACCTGATCAGGTTTGTGCAGAAATTGATAAATTCTATAAATAATTTCATTTTTTTATTGATATTTTTATGAAAATGAAATTATTTATAATAAAGGAAAGAAATGGCGATAGTTCCCAAGAGAAAAACATCAAAACAACGTAAACATAAAAGACAGTCGCATTCAGCGCTGAAATTACCAAATTTAGTCAGTTGTAGTAACTGTGCAAATAAAAAGCTACCTCATCATATTTGCCAATTTTGCGGTTTTTATAAGAACCGCAAAATTATAAGTTTTAAAGCAGTAAATGACAAAAATTAATGAATTAATTAATTTTTGTCAATCTTTTTGTGTAAAACAAAAAAAAAAAAAAAAAAAGTAAGAAAAAATTTGTTAAAATAAAAATTTATAGTATAATTATTAATACTTTTATTACTATGCCGATTTAGCTCAGCGGTAGAGCAGCTGGCTGTTAACCAGTTGGTCGCAGGTTCGATCCCCGCAATCGGCGCCATTAGGCCCGTTGGTGAAGCGGTTAACACACATGGTTTTCATCCATGGATTCACGGGTTCGATTCCCGTACGGGTCACCAAAATAAAGGAAGATTAGCTCAGTTGGGAGAGCAACGCCCTTACAAGGCGAAGGTCAGGGGTTCAAGTCCCTTATCTTCCACCATTTCGCCACTTTAGCTCAGCAGGCCAGAGCAGTCGCCTTGTAAGCGAAAGGTCGTAGGTTCGATTCCTATAAGTGGCACCAAAAATAAAATTATTTCTTAAACTGCGTGTACTTTTGCGCGAGTGGTGAAATGGCAGACACGCTAGATTTAGGCTCTAGTGCCTTCGGGTGTAAGGGTTCAAGTCCCTTCTTGCGCACCACGATGATAGGTCAACCTTGTGTTGATTTTTTTTTTTTTTTTTTTTTTTTTTAAAAAAAAGAAAAAAAGATGATTACATTTTTATATAAACCAAAAAAAATTAGCTCCGCAAAATTTCTAAGGCAGTGATCAAAAACTAATTTGATTAAAAAAGCAGGCCATGCAGGCACTCTTGATCCATTAGCATCCGGACTTTTATTGGTTGCAACTGAAGATGATACAAAATTATTACAATATTTAGATCAGAAGACAAAAACTTATTTAGCAAAAATTCAGTTTGGTTTTTGATCAACAACCTATGATGCCGAAGGTCAAATTTACCCGGTGGAACAGGCGATTAAAGTTACTAAAGACAATTTAGAACAAGCATTAAATAGATTATCAGAAAGCCAAAAACAGGTTCCACCAGTTTTTTCAAGTAAAAAAGTATCTGGAAAATCGGCTTATCATTATGCTCGTCAAGGTAAACAGATTGAATTAAAACCGATTAGTATTAAAATTAGTAAAACAATTTTAATAAATTTTGATGAAAAGCTGCAAAATTGTGTTATAATGTGACAAGTTTCTCGCGGTTGCTATATTCGCTCACTTGCTGATGATTTAGGAAAAATGCTAAAAACTAGGGCATACTTATGTGATCTTGAAAGAACAAAAATTGGGAATTTTGATAAAAAATTTTTAAATCAATCTTTAAAACCTCAAGATTTATTTGATTTGCAGCAGGTAAAATTAGATCTTGAAAATTTAGAATTATTATTACAAGGTAAAAAAATTAATTATTTTGCCAAAAACAGCGAGCTAAACACCTTAATTTTCAAAGATGAAGTTGTTGGTTTTGGTAAAATAATTAATAATGTACTAATTACGAAAAAATTGTTTGGCAACCGTATAAAAAAAATAATTAATACTTAAAATTCACTACAAAATGAATAAATTTAAACTTTTTGCCACAGATATCGATGATACAATAGTGCCCCATGGTGGTCAGATAATTCCTGATCAAATCCAGTTATTATTTGCAAAATTAAAAGAAAAAAAGATAATTTCAACTTTTGTAACCGGCCGTGATTTTATCACAATTGGTAATTTGATAGCGGCAAAAAATGTTGATTTTTTTATTGGTGCTAACGGTGCCTTTATTTATGATTTTCAAAAAAAAGCAATAATTTATGAAAAAACTATTGGGATAAGTGATTTTTTAAGAATAGTCGAATTTTTTGATCAGCGCAAAACACCTTATGTAATTATGGGAATTAAATCCATTTATACCTCAAATTACTATCCAAAAATTTCCTCTAAGTTCTTACGAATTTATCTAGATAAAATTAAACCTTTATCTGAATGTGATTTTAAAGAAAAATTTCATATTTTTACAATATTTGATGACCACGAAAGGGTATCACAGATTCAAATTGATTTTGAAAATTTTATTAATGAGAAAAAACTTAATGTATCGGTGAGCTCGCGTTGGTCATGAGGTTTTTTTATTGGAGCAAAAAATGTTGATAAAATGTCAACTTTAGAAGTTTTAGCCAAAATGAATAATATCAAAACAAGTGAAATTATTGCTTTTGGTGATTCCCGTAATGATACAAGGATGCTAAAAAATGTCGGTTATGGGATCGCAATGGAAAACGCCCTGGATGAGGTTAAGGAAGTAGCTGATGATCTAGCCCCGCCGATGGAATCATTTGGGGTTTATCTTAAAACAAAACAGTTAAAAATAATTGACTAAAATGGTAAAAGTTTATACTTATCCGTTAGCTAATTTCGATTTAAAGAAGCCAGTTTTTGTCCTTGGTGGATTTGAAGCTTTCCATTTAGGGCATCTTAAACTATTAAAAATAGCCGCAGAAATCAGTGATGAAATTGTTTTTATGGTAATTAAGGACCCGTCAAAATTACCTAAAAATACAAAGGAAAATTTTTCAGATTTAAATGCTCGAATTCAGATGATGGCAAATTCAGGGGTTAAAAATATCATCCTTTTTGATTTTAATACTGAATTACAACAACTAAGAGGTGAAAAATTTGTCGAAATTTTCCTTAAATTACAAGTAGATTTTTTTGTTGTTGGTAAAAATTTTGCCTTTGGAAAAAATGCTAGTTGAAATCCAGAGCAATTACAAGAATTTTTTCCAAGGACAAAAATTATTGAACATCTAAAAGATGGACAAAAAAAAATTTCAACTAAAAATTTAAAATTATTTCTTGAATTTGGTGATTTTGAAAATTTGAACAAATTTTTGGCAACAAATTTTTTAATTAGCCTCAAAATTGATGCAAATAAGGAATTTGTTTGGGATAAGAATCTTATTTGTCCACCCGCTGGATTTTACCTCGCTTATTTGGTGGTAGTTAATAAAAATTTAAAATTTCCTGTAATTTTACAAATAAAATTTGCAAATAAAACTGGAAAAATTCATTTTTTTTCCAAAAATGAACATTTTACGGGTTATTTAGAAATTATTAAGCAAATTCGTTATATTTATTCAAACCATACTAATAATCTCAGAAATGATGATATAGAAATTGCTAAAGATTTTTTTCTAAAAAATTATAAAAAAAATTAATGATTTTTAATTTTTTTATACCAAAGACGTCTAAATTCATTAAAAAATTCTGAACGAGAACTATTTAATTTTTTTCGAATTTTTAACGAAATTAGATCACCAATAAAAAGTTGTGATACTTTAGAACCAACTGGAAAAATACTATTATTTTGTTCTAAAGTATCAAAATAAACTACTTCTGAGAATGAATTCTTTTCCAAATTTGTATTTGAAGTTATAAAAATGGTGTTTATTTGGTGTTGTTTTGCCAATTTAGTAAGCGCAACTGCATCGCGAGAAGCCATTGAAACCGAAAAAATAACGAGGCAAGTACTACCAGGATTGCCAATCCATGAGGCAATATCGGAAATATTTTTTGCGCATAGGCTATTAAGGTGTAAATTTCTAAGATTATTTGAAAATTCTGTAGCAACAGTTATTGAAGAGGCTGTGCCATAAGTAATAATTTTATCCATTTTAAGAACAGTATCAACAATTCGATTAATTTGCGAAACATTAAGAATTGCTAGTGTTTTCTCGATACTGTGTACATAAAGCAGGTTAATATTTTCAATTTGGTCGTTTTCGTTATATAAATTATTATCCTCATCAAGCTTAAGTCATTCAATTACGAATTTTTTTAATTCTTTGAAATTGTTAAATCCAAGCTTTTTTGTTAATTGTGTAATTGTTCCGACACTTATAAATAAGGTTGATGCAAGTTCATTGATAGTTTGCTCAACAAATTTTCGTGGTTTTGTTTCAATAAATCGGATAATTAATTTTTCAATGTGAGTTAATTTAAAATTTTTTGAAATGGTTAGAACACTCATAATTTAACAATTTTACACTATTTTTAAAAATTTTTAAAAAAAAATCTTAAAAATTTTTAAAATATTAAAAAATTAAAATATACTTAACTTTTATAGGAATTAACAAGAAATCCTTTGCGCCATTATTATAACTTAATTTCAAGAAAATTTAGTTAATTTATTAAAAGGTTTCCAATTTATTATTTCTGAGACTTTTAGTGAAAATAAATTTTTCTATTAATCAAAAAAACTATGTTTTTATAGTATTTTTTTGACTATTAATCAAAAAAAAAAAAAAAAAAAAAAAAAAAACCCTCAATAGTCCTAATAAATAAGGCTAAAAATCAATAAATTTTTTGTGATTTTATGATATAATTATATTAAATTAGAAATCAAAAATTGGTAGAACTTTTTGATATTTTTTATAAGTTATATTTATTTTTAAGGTTCGAAATTAGTTTATAATATTTTCTTTTGAAATTAATTAAACTTAATTTTTTATGCAAAAAACGCTTAAATTTATAGTATAATTTTTAATTTAAAGGAAATTATGGCTAAATTTATTTTCGTTACCGGTGGTGTTTTATCTGGAATTGGTAAGGGCGTATCAGTTGCCTCAGTTGCTAATTTATTAAAAAGTTGTGGTTATTCTGTTTATATTCTCAAATTAGATCCGTATCTAAACGTTGATCCTGGTGTTTTATCCCCTTATGAGCATGGTGAAGTTTTTGTTACTGCCGATGGAGGTGAAACGGATTTAGACTTAGGCCATTATGAAAGATTTGTTGCCCAAAATTTTTCAAAGGATTCAAATCATACAAGTGGCAAAATTTTACTTTCAATTATTGAAAAAGAACGTAGAGGCTTTTATCAAGGAAAAACAGTTCAGATAATTCCACATGTAATCGATGAAATAATTTTAAGAATTAAAAATGTAGCAAAAAAATATAAAACTGATTTTGTTCTAGTCGAAATAGGCGGAACTGTTGGCGATATGGAATCAAATCCGTTTTATTTTGCAGCATCCCAAATGGCATCCGAATCGAATTTTAAGGATGTTTTTTTTATTCATACAACTTACATTCCATTTTTAAATGCATCCGGGGAGTTTAAAACAAAGCCGGCACAATTTTCAATTGCTAAGTTAAATTCGCGCGGAATTCGTGCGAATGCAATTTTTCTTCGCTTAGAAAATGATAAAATTG
Protein-coding sequences here:
- the rpmF gene encoding 50S ribosomal protein L32, translated to MAIVPKRKTSKQRKHKRQSHSALKLPNLVSCSNCANKKLPHHICQFCGFYKNRKIISFKAVNDKN
- the truB gene encoding tRNA pseudouridine(55) synthase TruB: MITFLYKPKKISSAKFLRQWSKTNLIKKAGHAGTLDPLASGLLLVATEDDTKLLQYLDQKTKTYLAKIQFGFWSTTYDAEGQIYPVEQAIKVTKDNLEQALNRLSESQKQVPPVFSSKKVSGKSAYHYARQGKQIELKPISIKISKTILINFDEKLQNCVIMWQVSRGCYIRSLADDLGKMLKTRAYLCDLERTKIGNFDKKFLNQSLKPQDLFDLQQVKLDLENLELLLQGKKINYFAKNSELNTLIFKDEVVGFGKIINNVLITKKLFGNRIKKIINT
- a CDS encoding YcsE-related riboflavin metabolism phosphatase; the protein is MNKFKLFATDIDDTIVPHGGQIIPDQIQLLFAKLKEKKIISTFVTGRDFITIGNLIAAKNVDFFIGANGAFIYDFQKKAIIYEKTIGISDFLRIVEFFDQRKTPYVIMGIKSIYTSNYYPKISSKFLRIYLDKIKPLSECDFKEKFHIFTIFDDHERVSQIQIDFENFINEKKLNVSVSSRWSWGFFIGAKNVDKMSTLEVLAKMNNIKTSEIIAFGDSRNDTRMLKNVGYGIAMENALDEVKEVADDLAPPMESFGVYLKTKQLKIID
- a CDS encoding FAD synthase; this translates as MVKVYTYPLANFDLKKPVFVLGGFEAFHLGHLKLLKIAAEISDEIVFMVIKDPSKLPKNTKENFSDLNARIQMMANSGVKNIILFDFNTELQQLRGEKFVEIFLKLQVDFFVVGKNFAFGKNASWNPEQLQEFFPRTKIIEHLKDGQKKISTKNLKLFLEFGDFENLNKFLATNFLISLKIDANKEFVWDKNLICPPAGFYLAYLVVVNKNLKFPVILQIKFANKTGKIHFFSKNEHFTGYLEIIKQIRYIYSNHTNNLRNDDIEIAKDFFLKNYKKN
- a CDS encoding MurR/RpiR family transcriptional regulator, which encodes MSVLTISKNFKLTHIEKLIIRFIETKPRKFVEQTINELASTLFISVGTITQLTKKLGFNNFKELKKFVIEWLKLDEDNNLYNENDQIENINLLYVHSIEKTLAILNVSQINRIVDTVLKMDKIITYGTASSITVATEFSNNLRNLHLNSLCAKNISDIASWIGNPGSTCLVIFSVSMASRDAVALTKLAKQHQINTIFITSNTNLEKNSFSEVVYFDTLEQNNSIFPVGSKVSQLFIGDLISLKIRKKLNSSRSEFFNEFRRLWYKKIKNH